One region of Mucilaginibacter sp. 14171R-50 genomic DNA includes:
- a CDS encoding DUF4097 family beta strand repeat-containing protein — MKKYFLLFLMASPVLFASAQDDKVPYYTRSLANDGIKAVFVNTSGGSIAVSGAGTEQPHIDVYVVGNNNQKLTKDEIKKRLEEDYILNIDIQNGELHATAKSRRNNMNWRRSLSIGFKIYVNKQTTTNLNTSGGSLHLDNLTGSQNFETSGGSIHANGLTGIIKGETSGGSIHVSNCKPDIDLETSGGSVTADNCSGKIRLETSGGSLNLTNLKGTVKATTSGGSVKGNNIDGELITGTSGGSVNLMAVAGSVDASTSAGSMHVQMLRVGNYVKIDANSGHVDLQLPANQGVDVDLRGDDVNFNISGKFEGHKEKERVTGKLNGGGSLVEVRGDGHVNVSSR, encoded by the coding sequence ATGAAAAAGTATTTCCTTTTATTTTTAATGGCATCGCCGGTTCTCTTTGCTTCCGCGCAGGACGACAAGGTGCCTTATTACACGCGTTCGCTGGCAAATGACGGTATCAAGGCCGTTTTTGTAAACACCAGCGGCGGTAGTATAGCGGTAAGCGGCGCAGGTACCGAGCAGCCGCATATTGATGTGTATGTGGTTGGCAATAACAATCAAAAGTTAACCAAAGACGAAATAAAAAAGCGCCTTGAGGAGGACTATATCCTTAATATAGATATCCAAAACGGCGAGCTCCACGCTACGGCTAAAAGCCGCCGCAATAACATGAATTGGAGACGGTCGTTAAGCATTGGCTTTAAAATATATGTTAACAAACAAACCACTACCAACTTAAATACCAGCGGCGGCAGCCTGCATTTGGATAATTTAACCGGTAGCCAAAACTTCGAGACCAGCGGCGGCAGTATCCACGCCAATGGTTTAACGGGTATTATAAAGGGCGAGACCAGTGGGGGCAGTATCCACGTTTCAAACTGCAAGCCGGATATTGATCTGGAAACCAGCGGTGGCAGCGTTACAGCCGATAACTGCAGCGGCAAAATACGTTTAGAAACCAGCGGCGGGTCGCTAAACTTAACAAATCTTAAAGGCACCGTTAAGGCCACCACCAGCGGCGGCAGCGTAAAAGGCAATAACATTGATGGCGAACTGATAACTGGCACATCCGGCGGTAGTGTAAACCTGATGGCGGTGGCCGGCAGTGTCGATGCCTCAACAAGCGCCGGCAGCATGCATGTGCAAATGCTGCGCGTGGGCAATTATGTAAAAATTGACGCTAATTCGGGGCATGTAGACCTGCAACTACCGGCAAACCAGGGCGTAGATGTAGACCTGAGAGGCGATGATGTGAATTTTAACATTAGCGGAAAATTTGAAGGCCACAAAGAAAAAGAGCGGGTTACCGGTAAGCTAAATGGCGGTGGGTCGCTGGTTGAGGTACGCGGCGATGGCCACGTAAACGTATCGTCCAGATAA
- a CDS encoding ABC transporter permease — MISNYLKIGWRNLQKHKAFSFINIFGLAMGIAAFWLITLYVADEISYDRYNTKADRIFRVAQHGQWNGGKFDLAITSPPYAPTLKSEFPQVVDACRIDPEGGSKIKYGDKALEEGSMLFTDNSIFNIFSYQFLYGDAKDALAKPQSIVLTKTLAESIFRDAAQAINKTIILGDQPATVTGVIADVPVNSHFSFQALRSFPADYKSDDSQWGNISIYTYVLLKDHDSYKQIEAAAGTFFDKYLKKDMGAMKFTMELQPLTNIHLHSALSYEIGSNGNITYVYVFSITALLILFIAIINYVNLTTARSSIRVKEIGVRKVIGSGRKQLMIMFFAECILLTFISTVLAAIIIQFTLPYFNQLSGKSLVLLQFGTAKTVAAFISFCLIAGILSGIYPALFLSGFKTIPAMKGQLGNQHSTILFRKSLVVFQFVITIVMIAGSFIIYQQLNYFQKRDLGFNKTQTLTFHINNREVRSKVDAIKQQLLLNPAIESVGIAGNPIGNNNIGGGDFNLGPDGKATPESKIVQSLQIDEDFIPTLQIKMAGGRNFSKDVSSDAKDAIIVNETLVKELGWKDAVGRRVRTGVDNDGKVITQTIVGVVKDFNTYSLQHKISPMVLYLPSEAKDKDNLYVRIGKGNTQASLDYITKVYSEFDIENKPEFHFLDQNFAAQYQTEQKQGNILLIFTILAISIACLGLFGLVTFTAEQRVKEIGIRKVLGASINNIVSLLSTDLMKLVLIAIIIASPIAWFAMDKWLQDFAYKININWWVFLLAGGGAALIALATVSVQSIKAALTNPVKSLRSE; from the coding sequence ATGATCAGTAACTATTTAAAAATAGGGTGGAGAAACCTGCAAAAACATAAGGCTTTCTCCTTCATAAACATTTTTGGTTTAGCAATGGGCATAGCGGCCTTTTGGCTTATTACCTTGTATGTTGCTGATGAAATAAGTTATGACAGGTACAATACCAAAGCCGATCGTATTTTCCGTGTTGCACAGCACGGCCAGTGGAACGGCGGCAAATTCGATCTCGCAATTACCTCGCCCCCTTATGCGCCCACTTTAAAATCAGAGTTTCCGCAGGTTGTTGATGCCTGTCGGATAGACCCGGAAGGCGGCAGCAAGATCAAATATGGTGATAAAGCATTGGAAGAGGGAAGCATGCTGTTTACAGATAACAGCATCTTCAACATATTCAGTTATCAGTTTTTGTATGGTGATGCCAAAGACGCGCTTGCCAAACCACAATCTATTGTACTTACCAAAACACTTGCCGAAAGTATTTTTCGTGATGCCGCACAGGCAATAAATAAAACCATAATACTTGGCGACCAGCCGGCAACCGTTACCGGTGTAATTGCCGATGTGCCTGTAAACTCACACTTTTCTTTCCAAGCGCTGCGCTCGTTCCCGGCCGACTATAAATCAGATGATAGCCAATGGGGAAACATAAGCATTTACACTTACGTACTGCTTAAAGATCATGATAGCTACAAACAGATAGAAGCGGCAGCAGGTACTTTTTTTGACAAGTATCTTAAAAAGGACATGGGAGCAATGAAATTTACGATGGAACTGCAGCCCCTTACTAACATCCATCTGCACTCTGCTCTTAGTTACGAGATCGGCTCGAACGGCAACATCACCTATGTGTATGTTTTTAGTATTACTGCCTTGCTGATACTTTTTATTGCCATAATAAATTATGTAAACCTTACCACCGCGCGCTCGTCCATACGTGTTAAAGAAATTGGTGTACGCAAGGTAATAGGGTCTGGCAGGAAGCAATTGATGATCATGTTCTTCGCGGAATGCATCCTGCTAACTTTTATCTCAACCGTTTTGGCGGCCATTATCATTCAGTTCACCTTACCGTACTTTAACCAACTATCGGGTAAAAGCCTGGTGCTGCTACAATTCGGCACCGCCAAAACCGTTGCCGCGTTTATAAGCTTTTGCTTGATAGCAGGCATTTTAAGCGGCATTTATCCTGCATTATTCCTGTCGGGTTTTAAAACCATACCCGCCATGAAGGGCCAGTTAGGCAACCAGCATTCAACCATTCTTTTCAGGAAATCGCTGGTGGTGTTTCAGTTTGTCATTACCATTGTAATGATAGCCGGCTCTTTCATTATTTATCAGCAGCTAAACTATTTTCAAAAACGAGACCTGGGTTTCAATAAAACACAAACGCTTACTTTTCATATCAACAACCGCGAGGTGCGGTCGAAAGTTGATGCTATAAAACAACAACTGTTATTAAACCCTGCTATTGAAAGTGTTGGCATAGCGGGCAACCCGATAGGGAACAACAATATAGGCGGCGGTGATTTTAACCTTGGGCCTGACGGCAAGGCCACACCCGAATCTAAAATAGTGCAAAGCCTGCAGATAGATGAAGATTTTATCCCTACGCTGCAAATAAAAATGGCAGGCGGGCGCAATTTTTCGAAGGATGTTAGCAGCGACGCTAAAGATGCCATTATTGTAAACGAAACGCTTGTTAAAGAATTGGGCTGGAAAGATGCTGTTGGCCGGCGCGTACGTACAGGAGTTGATAATGACGGCAAGGTTATAACGCAAACCATTGTTGGTGTGGTGAAAGATTTTAACACTTATTCGTTACAGCATAAGATAAGCCCGATGGTTTTATACCTCCCTTCGGAAGCTAAGGATAAAGACAATTTATATGTGCGTATTGGCAAGGGTAACACCCAGGCATCGCTTGATTACATCACGAAAGTTTACAGCGAATTTGATATTGAGAATAAGCCCGAGTTCCATTTTCTTGACCAGAACTTTGCGGCACAATACCAAACCGAGCAAAAACAGGGCAATATCCTGTTGATATTTACAATACTGGCAATAAGTATAGCTTGCTTAGGCTTGTTTGGCCTGGTAACCTTTACCGCCGAGCAACGGGTGAAGGAAATTGGCATCCGTAAAGTGTTAGGCGCAAGCATCAATAATATTGTAAGCCTGTTGTCAACCGATCTGATGAAACTGGTACTTATCGCTATAATCATTGCAAGCCCCATAGCCTGGTTTGCCATGGACAAATGGCTGCAGGATTTTGCCTATAAAATTAACATCAATTGGTGGGTGTTTTTGCTCGCGGGAGGCGGTGCGGCGCTTATAGCACTTGCTACCGTAAGTGTACAATCAATAAAGGCGGCATTAACAAACCCGGTAAAGAGCTTGCGAAGCGAATAG
- a CDS encoding ABC transporter permease has translation MIKNYFKIAWRNIVKHKGFSLINAGGLALGMASCLLLLLYVSYHLNYDKQFNNIDNIYLVENNQPGDGKIYTFAATPRLAAATIKTEVPDAVRAVRTINYTAEGLLTYKNNSFKKSGLFADDGFFDIFSYHFVKGSAANALKSPNSIVITQKLARTLFGDEDPMNKVVKRNNQLPLKVTGVIDDVPANATFQFEFVLPWVMFEDSNPWAKDSGWGSNFARTVVQLKDPSSLTRANSIMKNMVERHNDGNKNQLFLYPFSRLHLYSEFVEGKSVGGMIDQIKLFITLAICILLVACVNFMNLSTARSEERAKEVGIRKAIGSNRSSLVSQFIIESVILSLLSTAVAMGIVIVSLPYFNNLLGIQLALPYNSWVTWVAILGIGLFTGVLAGSYPAFYLSSFEPIKVLKGIFKGGTSALPVRKVLVVVQFGFAVFLITATICIYRQIKFVQEKSAGFDKNNLVEIPIEGDLQKNVEVLINQLKSSGAVTNASVFSQSITENGNNTWGVSWPGKRDDETVLFDVFRAGNDFIKTAGVKLLDGREFSSANQADTAGKTVLVNESAAKVMKLKNPVGTLIKWGDTELTIVGVYKDFVWGSPYEKTRPMLTQYGGNNGATVDLRLNQTKSVSANIETINKALKSLNPAYPPTIKFVDSDFEKKFQNEKLLATLSNLFGGLAIIISCLGLFGLAAYAAEQRVKEIGVRKVLGATVFNLTTLLSKDFLKLVGLAILLAIPFSIWLLNKWLQKFEYRIALSWWMLALAGLLTVIIAIATVSYQAIKAALANPVKSLRSE, from the coding sequence ATGATAAAAAATTATTTCAAAATTGCCTGGCGTAATATCGTCAAGCATAAGGGCTTTTCGTTAATTAACGCGGGCGGGTTGGCATTAGGCATGGCAAGCTGCCTGCTTTTGCTGCTTTACGTTTCCTATCACTTAAACTACGATAAGCAGTTTAACAATATCGATAACATATACCTTGTTGAAAACAATCAGCCCGGCGATGGCAAAATATACACGTTTGCAGCTACGCCACGCCTTGCAGCAGCAACTATAAAAACCGAAGTGCCGGATGCTGTGCGCGCGGTAAGGACAATAAACTACACTGCCGAAGGCTTGCTTACTTATAAAAACAATAGTTTTAAAAAATCGGGCTTGTTTGCAGATGATGGTTTTTTTGATATATTTTCATATCATTTTGTAAAAGGTTCGGCTGCAAATGCTCTAAAGTCGCCAAATTCTATCGTTATTACTCAAAAGCTTGCCAGGACGCTTTTTGGCGACGAAGACCCGATGAACAAGGTTGTAAAGCGTAATAACCAGTTACCTTTAAAAGTTACCGGTGTTATTGATGATGTACCGGCAAACGCCACCTTTCAATTTGAGTTTGTTTTACCCTGGGTGATGTTCGAAGATTCAAATCCGTGGGCAAAAGACTCGGGCTGGGGAAGCAATTTTGCGCGTACGGTTGTACAATTGAAAGATCCGTCCTCATTAACACGCGCCAACAGCATCATGAAAAACATGGTAGAGCGGCATAACGATGGTAACAAGAACCAATTATTCCTTTACCCGTTCAGCAGGTTGCACCTGTATTCGGAATTTGTGGAAGGGAAATCTGTAGGGGGCATGATCGATCAGATTAAGCTTTTCATTACTTTGGCTATATGTATTCTACTGGTTGCCTGCGTAAACTTTATGAACCTGAGCACCGCCCGGTCAGAAGAACGCGCTAAAGAGGTAGGCATCCGCAAGGCTATAGGCTCAAACAGGTCATCGCTTGTCAGTCAGTTCATTATCGAGTCGGTTATCCTGTCACTGTTATCCACAGCGGTAGCTATGGGTATAGTAATTGTTTCGCTGCCTTATTTCAACAATTTATTGGGTATCCAATTAGCACTGCCCTACAACAGTTGGGTAACCTGGGTGGCCATTTTGGGCATTGGGTTATTTACCGGGGTACTTGCCGGCAGCTATCCGGCTTTTTACCTCTCATCTTTCGAGCCTATTAAAGTATTGAAAGGAATATTTAAAGGGGGCACTTCGGCACTGCCGGTACGTAAAGTACTGGTAGTTGTGCAGTTTGGTTTCGCGGTATTTTTAATAACCGCCACCATTTGCATTTACCGGCAGATAAAATTTGTGCAGGAAAAGTCGGCCGGGTTTGATAAGAATAACCTGGTGGAGATACCTATCGAGGGTGATTTGCAAAAAAATGTAGAGGTGCTTATAAACCAACTCAAAAGTTCCGGCGCGGTTACCAACGCCTCGGTGTTTTCGCAAAGCATCACCGAGAATGGCAACAATACGTGGGGGGTAAGCTGGCCCGGCAAACGGGATGATGAGACCGTTTTGTTTGATGTATTTAGGGCCGGTAACGATTTTATTAAAACCGCAGGGGTTAAATTGCTGGACGGACGCGAGTTCTCGTCTGCTAACCAGGCCGACACTGCAGGCAAAACCGTGCTGGTAAACGAATCGGCAGCTAAGGTGATGAAATTAAAAAACCCGGTTGGAACCCTTATAAAATGGGGCGATACCGAGCTTACCATTGTTGGTGTATATAAGGATTTTGTGTGGGGATCGCCTTACGAAAAAACCCGCCCCATGTTAACACAGTATGGCGGTAATAATGGTGCTACCGTTGATTTGCGCTTAAATCAAACTAAAAGTGTCAGCGCCAATATCGAAACCATAAATAAAGCACTTAAATCACTAAACCCGGCGTATCCGCCAACCATCAAATTTGTAGACAGCGATTTTGAGAAGAAATTTCAGAATGAGAAGCTGCTGGCTACCTTGTCAAACTTGTTTGGCGGCCTGGCCATCATTATATCTTGCCTGGGCTTATTTGGCCTGGCCGCGTATGCTGCCGAGCAGCGTGTTAAAGAGATTGGGGTGCGCAAAGTATTAGGCGCAACGGTTTTTAACCTTACAACCCTGCTATCTAAAGACTTTTTAAAACTGGTGGGCCTTGCTATTCTGCTGGCTATACCATTTTCAATTTGGCTGTTGAACAAATGGCTGCAAAAGTTTGAATACCGCATTGCCCTAAGTTGGTGGATGTTGGCATTAGCCGGTTTATTAACGGTGATTATCGCAATAGCAACGGTAAGCTACCAGGCCATTAAAGCCGCGCTGGCCAACCCGGTTAAGAGTTTGAGGTCGGAGTAA
- a CDS encoding ABC transporter permease, with amino-acid sequence MLKNHFKTAWRNFWKHRGTGFINIAGLSVGMAAAVLIFIWVQNELSFDKHEPDAANIFRIKNYLSLDKTTTWVWENSPYQIGDAAKKQLPEIEAVTRLRPVNYMPVYFNINGEFFPEEKAAYVDSEWFNVFKVDFVSGNATAFNQHPFSIILSESSAKKYFANQDAIGKTIKIDSNNYQVQAVMKDAPANSSFRYDAYIPVAARHADVKQQQNEMQWGNFYYLTFLKLRPGTNIKKVTSKIKSILEENRKQKNLEIGLTPLSEIHFENDLQNSSIIHGDKKVVVIFIVLGVLLLLIACINYVNLTTARASLRAKEVSIKKIVGAGRSQLFMQFVAESALVSLMALVLTIVIVAACLPAFNSFTERNFTLTADSGYLWGTLLITLLATIVLNSIYPALLLSSFKPLNTFRGASVLRLKDTSLRKGLVVVQFTFSIFLIVGVITIYRQLAFIRNQNPGYNREQVMSFNVSYKLLKKYDAKQGAALMSTIKQKLLSQSSIEAASLTDVQSVLNNDGSSSGDSNDWDGRPKDFVPPITFVGVDRDYTKVVNLKMAMGRWFLPGTEDKHNVILNETAAREFNLHKPYIGQRFTAQGDTGRVIGIVKDFNFRSFHEKITPLVMKNTDEYCSSFQIKVAAHKQGDAIKAVEAIWKENFPGEPFSYQFVDQEFDKMYRNDAKSSGLMSVFAIVAIIISCLGLFGLAAFTAEQRGKEIGIRKVLGASVTGIVSLLSIDFIVLIVVALLIASPLAWWLMGKWLQNFAYRIDMQWWVFILAGIISVFIAFITVSFQAIKAAVANPVKSLRSE; translated from the coding sequence ATGCTAAAAAACCACTTCAAAACCGCGTGGAGAAATTTTTGGAAACACAGGGGGACCGGCTTTATTAATATTGCCGGTCTATCTGTTGGTATGGCCGCTGCTGTCCTCATATTTATATGGGTACAAAACGAACTCAGTTTTGATAAGCACGAACCTGATGCTGCTAATATCTTCCGTATTAAAAATTATCTTTCGTTAGATAAAACCACCACCTGGGTGTGGGAAAATTCGCCATACCAGATAGGCGACGCCGCTAAAAAGCAGTTACCCGAAATAGAGGCAGTAACCCGCTTAAGGCCTGTTAATTACATGCCGGTGTACTTTAACATCAATGGCGAATTCTTCCCCGAAGAAAAAGCTGCGTATGTGGATAGCGAATGGTTTAATGTTTTTAAGGTTGATTTTGTTAGTGGTAACGCCACGGCATTCAATCAGCACCCGTTTAGTATAATACTTTCGGAAAGCAGCGCTAAAAAGTATTTTGCCAACCAGGATGCTATTGGCAAAACCATAAAAATAGACTCGAACAACTACCAGGTGCAAGCCGTTATGAAAGACGCACCGGCAAATTCAAGCTTTAGGTATGATGCTTATATCCCGGTTGCTGCCAGGCATGCCGATGTAAAGCAGCAGCAAAACGAAATGCAGTGGGGCAACTTTTATTACCTCACTTTCCTGAAATTACGCCCTGGCACAAACATTAAAAAAGTTACCTCCAAAATAAAAAGCATACTCGAAGAAAACCGCAAGCAAAAAAACCTGGAGATAGGTTTAACTCCGCTTAGCGAAATACATTTTGAAAACGACCTGCAAAATTCGAGCATTATACACGGCGATAAAAAGGTGGTAGTAATATTTATTGTGCTTGGTGTGCTGTTACTGCTGATAGCCTGTATTAACTACGTTAACCTAACCACAGCACGGGCCAGCTTAAGAGCAAAAGAGGTGAGTATTAAAAAGATAGTTGGCGCCGGGCGATCACAGCTTTTTATGCAGTTTGTAGCCGAATCGGCATTGGTAAGCCTAATGGCGCTGGTTTTAACCATTGTTATTGTAGCTGCATGTTTACCCGCATTTAACAGTTTTACCGAACGCAATTTTACACTTACGGCAGATTCAGGGTATTTATGGGGCACGCTGCTGATAACTTTGCTTGCCACCATTGTTTTAAACAGCATTTATCCCGCGCTACTTTTATCATCTTTTAAACCTTTAAATACATTTAGAGGGGCAAGCGTGCTGCGCTTAAAAGATACATCGCTGCGTAAAGGCCTGGTTGTGGTACAGTTTACCTTTTCGATATTTTTGATTGTGGGCGTAATAACTATATACCGGCAATTAGCATTCATCCGCAACCAAAACCCGGGTTATAACCGCGAGCAGGTGATGTCGTTTAATGTTTCCTACAAACTGCTAAAAAAATATGATGCGAAGCAAGGGGCGGCATTAATGTCTACCATAAAACAAAAGCTGTTATCACAATCATCCATTGAGGCAGCGTCGCTTACCGACGTGCAATCGGTGCTGAATAATGATGGTTCCTCATCCGGCGATAGTAATGATTGGGACGGGCGTCCGAAGGATTTTGTGCCTCCTATTACTTTTGTTGGCGTTGATCGCGATTACACTAAAGTGGTTAACCTTAAAATGGCCATGGGCAGGTGGTTTTTGCCGGGTACCGAAGATAAGCACAATGTTATACTCAACGAAACCGCCGCCCGCGAATTTAACCTGCATAAACCCTATATTGGGCAGCGTTTTACGGCGCAGGGCGATACAGGGCGCGTAATAGGGATTGTTAAGGATTTTAACTTCCGCAGCTTTCACGAAAAAATAACGCCGCTGGTGATGAAAAATACTGATGAGTATTGCAGTAGCTTCCAGATAAAAGTGGCAGCGCATAAACAAGGGGATGCTATAAAAGCGGTAGAGGCTATTTGGAAAGAAAATTTCCCCGGCGAGCCCTTCTCATACCAATTTGTTGACCAGGAATTCGATAAAATGTATCGCAACGATGCCAAATCATCAGGTCTGATGTCGGTATTTGCTATTGTGGCCATTATTATATCGTGCCTTGGCTTATTTGGTTTGGCAGCCTTTACTGCCGAGCAGCGTGGTAAAGAAATAGGCATACGCAAGGTCCTCGGCGCAAGCGTAACGGGCATTGTATCGCTCTTATCAATTGATTTTATTGTACTGATAGTAGTAGCCCTGCTTATAGCATCACCTTTAGCCTGGTGGCTGATGGGTAAGTGGCTGCAAAATTTTGCTTACCGTATTGATATGCAATGGTGGGTATTTATACTCGCTGGTATAATTTCGGTATTTATAGCCTTTATAACCGTAAGCTTCCAGGCTATAAAAGCGGCTGTGGCCAACCCTGTTAAGAGTTTACGTTCGGAGTAG